Within Fusobacterium periodonticum ATCC 33693, the genomic segment CATTTAATAAAGTTGACATAGCTCCTCCTTTAAGATTTTAATTTACAATAGAATTATAACACAAGAGATATTTTTTTTCAACTGTCTATAACTTGTAAAATTAAAAGTTTTAGAGTATAATATATAAGCTGTAAAAAAAAGTTTTTGTTAGGAGGAAAGATGCAAGAAATATTTGCGAAGTATGGAAGTACTATTGGTTTGGTAGTTCTTTGGATTGGTGTATTTTACTTTTTACTTATTAGACCTAATAAGAAAAGACAAAAAGAACAACAAAATCTACTTAACTCTCTAAAAGAAGGGACAGAAGTTATAACTATTGGTGGAATCAAAGGAACAATAGCTTTTGTTGGAGAAGATTATGTTGAACTTAGAGTGGACAAAGGAGTTAAATTAACTTTCAGAAAATCTGCTATAGCTAATGTTATCAATAACAATAATCAACAATAAAAACGACAAAATTTTGTCGTTTTTATTCCCCTTCTAAGCAATAAAAAAGATAAGGATGTTATTTTATGAAAAAAAAATTAATTACTGCCTTTTTCTTTTTTCTTTTGTCAGTCTTAAGTTTCTCAGCTCAAGTTAAAGATGTAAGATTTCGTAATAATACATGTTCAATTAGTTTGAATGCAAGAGAGGGAGAATATTTAGTTAGTGCTGATGAAGAATCGAGGCTCATATATATAGAAATACAAAATTTAGATTCAAGTTCTTGTGAAAAATTTACAAAGAATTTAGAGTATGATATTAGAGATTCAAATCTATTTGAAGATGTAGTTATAGATAAAACAAGAGATAGTGTTTCAATAACATTACAAGTAGCTCCAAAAGTTGGTTATGTAATGGATGCAACAAATAATAGAATAGATGTAAATTTTCATAGAACTACTAAAAATAAACATCTTATTGTTATAGATCCAGGACATGGAGGAAAAGATCCTGGTGCAATGAGAGGTTCAGTAGTAGAAAAGAAAATAGTTCTTTCAGTTGGAACATTTTTGAAAGAAGAACTTTCAAAAGATTTTAATGTAATAATGACAAGAGATTCAGATGTTTTTGTTGTACTTAGTCAAAGACCTAAGATGGCAAATAAAAGTAATGCAAAATTATTTGTAAGTATACATGCAAACGCTTCAGAAAGTAAGAATGCAAATGGAGTTGAAGTTTTTTATTTTTCAAAGAAATCATCTCCTTATGCTGAAAGAATTGCTAATTTTGAAAATACCATAGGAGAACAATATGGAGATAGTAGTGATAAAATTATTCAAATTTCTGGAGAGTTAGCCTATAAAAAAAATCAGGAAAACTCAATAAGATTAGCAAAGAAAATTGTAGAAAATATTTCAAGTGGTTTAGCATTAAAAAATGGTGGAGTTCATGGAGCAAACTTTGCTGTTCTAAGAGGATTCAATGGAACAGGAGTTTTAATAGAACTTGGTTTTGTTAGTAATTCTTATGATGCAGCAATTTTAGTTGATAGAGATTCTCAACAAAAAATGGCTGAAGAAATTGCAAAATCAATTAAAGAATATTTGACAAGGTGATGAAATGAGTAAAAATAAGAAAGTAACTTTTAAATCAACTGCTATTTTATTAGGAATACTTATAATTTTAGTAGCTATAAAAATTTTAATGCCTTCTAAAGATAAAATTGGAGAAATTGAAGTTAGAAAAGTTGAAATTAAAGCAGAAGAAATGATTAAAGTACCTGCTTATGCAGTAGATAAGGCAACAGATAGTCTTAGAAAGTATACTATTAGTACAAAAGAAGCGGCAACAAGTGATCTTCTAGAAATAGCAGTTCAAGATATGACTAAAAATTATTCGGAAGACTTAGAATTAAAAAATATATATTTTAGTGATACAACAGTGTATTATGAATTCAATAAAAAAGATTTATCAGAAGGTTTTGTAGAAGCCTTACAAATGGTAACAGAAGAAATAATGGGTATAAGTGAAATAAACTTTATAAAATAAGAGGAGAAAAGAATGTTTGATAAGTTGGAAGAAGTTGTTGCTAGGTATGAAGAGCTAAATCAAATACTAGTTAGCCCAGAAGTTTTAGCAGATTCAAAAAAAATGATAGAATGCAACAAGGCAATAAATGAAATAACGGAGATTGTTGAAAAATATAAAGAATATAAAAAATATGTAGATGATATTGAATTTATAAAAGAAAGTTTTAAGACTGAAAAAGATCCTGATATGAAGGAAATGCTTAATGAAGAATTAAAAGAGGCTGAAGAAAAATTACCAAGTCTTGAAGAAGAGTTAAAAATTCTTTTACTACCTAAAGATAAAAATGATGACAAAAACGTTATTGTTGAAATAAGAGGTGGAGCAGGTGGAGATGAAGCAGCTCTATTTGCAGCAGACTTATTTAGAATGTATTCAAGATATGCAGAAAGAAGAAAATGGAAAATTGAAATCATAGAAAAACAAGATGGAGAACTAAATGGTTTAAAAGAAGTAGCCTTCACTATAATTGGTCTAGGAGCATACTCAAGGTTAAAATTTGAATCAGGTGTTCATAGAGTACAAAGAGTTCCTAAGACAGAAGCGTCAGGAAGAATACATACATCAACTGCAACAGTTGCTGTTTTACCAGAAGTTGAAGATGTACAAGAAGTAATAGTTGATCCTAAGGATTTAAAAATAGATACTTATAGATCAGGAGGAGCTGGAGGTCAGCACGTAAATATGACCGACTCTGCTGTAAGAATTACACATTTACCTACAGGAATAGTAGTTCAATGTCAAGATGAAAGATCTCAATTAAAAAATAGAGAAAAGGCAATGAAGCACTTACTTACTAAACTTTATGAAATGGAACAAGAAAAACAAAGAAGCGAAGTTGAATCAGAAAGAAGATTACAAGTTGGTACAGGAGATAGAGCAGAAAAAATTAGAACATATAACTTCCCAGATGGAAGAATCACTGACCATAGAATAAAATTAACAGTACATCAATTAGAAGCATTTTTAGACGGGGATATAGATGAAATGATTGATGCACTTATAACTTTTCACCAAGCAGAGTTATTATCTGCTTCAGAGCAATAATGAATTTACTAGAAATATTAAAATTTGTTGAAGAGTATTTGAAAAAATACTCTTTTTCAAAACCCCGTTTAGAATCAGAAAAATTAGTATCTTATGTCTTAAACCTTGATAGAATAGCTCTTTATATTCATTATGAAAGAGAGTTAACAGAAGAAGAGAAAAGCTCAATAAAACAATTTTTAAAGCAAATGGTAGAAGAAAAAAAATCTTTTGATGAAATAAAGGGAGAAAAGAAAGATTATAAGACTGAAAATTTAGATATTTTTAATAAATCTGTTGAATATCTTAAGAAAAATGGAGTTCCTAGTCCTTTAGTAGATACAGAGTATATTTTTTCTGAAGCTTTAAAAGTAAGTAGAAATACTTTAAAATATAGCATGTCAAGAGAAATTAAAGAAGAAGATAAAGATAAAATTAGAGAAATGTTGATGTTGAGAGCTAAGAGTAGAAAGCCACTTCAATATATTTTAGGAGAATGGGAATTTTATGGACTCCCTTTTAAGGTAAGAGAAAATGTTTTAATTCCTAGACCAGATACTGAAATTTTAGTTGAACAATGTATACAACTTATGAGGGAAATAGAAGAGCCTAATATTTTGGATATAGGTAGTGGAAGTGGAGCAATATCTATTGCTATTGCAAACGAGTTAAAGTCTAGTTCAGTAACTGGAGTAGATATAAATGAGGAAGCTATAAAACTTGCAAATGAAAATAAAATATTAAATAAAGTAGAAAATATAAATTTTATGAAATCTGATCTATTTGAAAAATTAGATGAAGATTTTAAATATGATTTGATAGTTTCAAACCCACCATATATAACTAAAGAAGAATATGAAAGCTTGATGCCTGAGGTTAAGAACTTTGAACCTAAAAATGCTCTTACTGACTTGGGAGATGGACTACATTTCTACAGAGAAATTTCAAAAAAAGCAGGTTCTTATTTAAAAGAATCAGGTTATTTAGCTTTTGAAATTGGATATAAACAAGCAAAAGATGTTTCAAAAATTTTAGAGGACAATGGTTTTGCTATTTTATCTGTAGTAAAAGACTATGGTGGAAATAATAGAGTAGTGCTTGCTAAAAAAGCAATAAAAGCTGATAATTTTGAAGAAATTGAGGAAGAGGAAGATGTCAACTTATCTTAGTGATTATGATTATTTTTTGCCTGAAGAACTTATAGGTCAAAAGCCAAGAGAACCAAGAGATTCAGCAAAACTTATGTTAAT encodes:
- the yajC gene encoding preprotein translocase subunit YajC, which produces MQEIFAKYGSTIGLVVLWIGVFYFLLIRPNKKRQKEQQNLLNSLKEGTEVITIGGIKGTIAFVGEDYVELRVDKGVKLTFRKSAIANVINNNNQQ
- a CDS encoding N-acetylmuramoyl-L-alanine amidase family protein is translated as MKKKLITAFFFFLLSVLSFSAQVKDVRFRNNTCSISLNAREGEYLVSADEESRLIYIEIQNLDSSSCEKFTKNLEYDIRDSNLFEDVVIDKTRDSVSITLQVAPKVGYVMDATNNRIDVNFHRTTKNKHLIVIDPGHGGKDPGAMRGSVVEKKIVLSVGTFLKEELSKDFNVIMTRDSDVFVVLSQRPKMANKSNAKLFVSIHANASESKNANGVEVFYFSKKSSPYAERIANFENTIGEQYGDSSDKIIQISGELAYKKNQENSIRLAKKIVENISSGLALKNGGVHGANFAVLRGFNGTGVLIELGFVSNSYDAAILVDRDSQQKMAEEIAKSIKEYLTR
- the prfA gene encoding peptide chain release factor 1, translating into MFDKLEEVVARYEELNQILVSPEVLADSKKMIECNKAINEITEIVEKYKEYKKYVDDIEFIKESFKTEKDPDMKEMLNEELKEAEEKLPSLEEELKILLLPKDKNDDKNVIVEIRGGAGGDEAALFAADLFRMYSRYAERRKWKIEIIEKQDGELNGLKEVAFTIIGLGAYSRLKFESGVHRVQRVPKTEASGRIHTSTATVAVLPEVEDVQEVIVDPKDLKIDTYRSGGAGGQHVNMTDSAVRITHLPTGIVVQCQDERSQLKNREKAMKHLLTKLYEMEQEKQRSEVESERRLQVGTGDRAEKIRTYNFPDGRITDHRIKLTVHQLEAFLDGDIDEMIDALITFHQAELLSASEQ
- the prmC gene encoding peptide chain release factor N(5)-glutamine methyltransferase — encoded protein: MNLLEILKFVEEYLKKYSFSKPRLESEKLVSYVLNLDRIALYIHYERELTEEEKSSIKQFLKQMVEEKKSFDEIKGEKKDYKTENLDIFNKSVEYLKKNGVPSPLVDTEYIFSEALKVSRNTLKYSMSREIKEEDKDKIREMLMLRAKSRKPLQYILGEWEFYGLPFKVRENVLIPRPDTEILVEQCIQLMREIEEPNILDIGSGSGAISIAIANELKSSSVTGVDINEEAIKLANENKILNKVENINFMKSDLFEKLDEDFKYDLIVSNPPYITKEEYESLMPEVKNFEPKNALTDLGDGLHFYREISKKAGSYLKESGYLAFEIGYKQAKDVSKILEDNGFAILSVVKDYGGNNRVVLAKKAIKADNFEEIEEEEDVNLS